From Xiphophorus hellerii strain 12219 chromosome 6, Xiphophorus_hellerii-4.1, whole genome shotgun sequence, the proteins below share one genomic window:
- the fitm1l gene encoding fat storage-inducing transmembrane protein 1, whose amino-acid sequence MFLNTVLVVLTDLAARLLGNKLFRQHFHLLLSAVLVFGPALSLWVSHHSIFARRSHFLYRLFLRSGWGWTCVFVGSFIFLFSFSIRRSVLHSLRHLSRLAVAGGLWLCFCTLLDLLENTTGSCYEPLPAGPEVTGGQPLLVLKEGESKSECLKAGLVWRGYEVSEDVFLLCLCCLLLAEETSVFGPYLRLGGVSDAPLRILFLLCVLLLGLWIFLLLCLLAYFPLFPTQLLGGALGCLSWRGLYQGWYRMGPSWYCPGRPGQGLLNIKTSSTGAENTLNHNHYN is encoded by the exons ATGTTCCTCAACACGGTGCTGGTGGTCCTGACAGACCTGGCTGCCAGGTTGCTTGGTAACAAGCTGTTCAGGCAGCATTTTCACCTGCTGCTCTCAGCTGTCCTGGTGTTCGGCCCTGCGCTGAGCCTCTGGGTTTCCCATCACAGCATCTTTGCCAGAAGAAGTCACTTCCTCTACAG GTTGTTCCTGCGCTCTGGTTGGGGCTGGACGTGCGTTTTCGTCGGGtccttcatcttcctcttctccttctccaTCCGCCGCTCCGTCCTACACTCGCTCCGTCACCTCAGCAGGCTCGCCGTGGCTGGAGGGCTCTGGCTTTGTTTCTGCACACTGCTGGACCTCCTGGAGAACACCACAGGGAGCTGCTATGAACCTCTGCCCGCTGGTCCAGAGGTCACCGGTGGGCAGCCTCTGCTGGTGCTCAAAGAGGGGGAGAGCAAGTCCGAGTGCCTGAAAGCTGGGTTGGTGTGGCGAGGTTATGAGGTTTCAGAGGACGTCTTCCTTCTGTGTCTGTGCTGCCTGCTGCTGGCAGAGGAAACGTCAGTGTTTGGTCCCTATCTGAGGCTTGGGGGCGTCTCAGACGCCCCACTGAGGATCCTCTTTTTGCTCTGTGTTCTCCTTCTTGGACTGTGGATCTTCCTGCTGCTCTGTCTCTTAGCCTACTTCCCCCTGTTCCCCACTCAGCTGCTAGGAGGGGCGCTAGGCTGCCTCAGCTGGAGGGGACTGTATCAGGGCTGGTACCGCATGGGGCCCAGCTGGTACTGCCCAGGAAGGCCTGGTCAGGGACTGCTCAACATAAAGACCAGCAGCACTGGGGCGGAAAACACACTAAACCACAATCACTACAATTAA
- the LOC116721708 gene encoding butyrophilin subfamily 3 member A2-like isoform X1, with the protein MILLLHQSASSLFSYQNQNFWFSEHNLDHGDYLLRTCFQEGFSMILQRDLGFLLNTIQLNFHLFLFLISVPKTSVSCVISQNCILPCQFENGITNMKWFLYRSSAVIVSYDHRGSSYSESFRSRMSLFEDQISRGNVSLLLRGVKVDDEEKYLCTAKINGISYRHLVFLTVEAPVSTMGIHQDGNRIACSSEGIYPQPELTWSTEPPSNTALNESTRIQKTEDQLYNISSSLTVADNETDRIYSCTIKTRRNQRRATLNIPASVDFSGAKVTICCPSLNISKSSLVWRFNHHQIILTKTDRSISNISEEWRKYVRNVSASGSLTLQDMTSDQEGVYSCELSDDEETIITHLYLRRTEENLVVSELIRRTVVCVVIAAAAAGFIMFLQKEKEGK; encoded by the exons atgatTCTCCTTCTACATCAGAGTGCTTCCTCTCTGTTTTcctatcagaaccagaacttttggTTCAGTGAACATAATCTGGATCATGGAGACTATTTGCTGAGAACTTGTTTCCAGGAAGGGTTTTCTATGATCCTTCAGCGGGATCTGGGTTTCCTCCTCAACACCATTCAACTgaactttcatctgtttttatttcttatttcagtGCCTAAAACCAGCGTGTCCTGTGTTATCAGTCAGAACTGCATTTTACCATGTCAGTTCGAGAACGGGATTACCAACATGAAATGGTTTCTATATAGATCATCAGCTGTGATTGTATCATATGACCATCGTGGTTCCAGCTACTCTGAGAGCTTCAGATCCAGAATGTCACTGTTTGAGGATCAGATCTCCAGAGGAAATGTCTCACTGCTGCTGAGAGGAGTGAAGGTTGATGACGAGGAAAAATATTTGTGCACTGCAAAGATAAATGGCATCTCTTATAGACATCTTGTTTTCCTTACAGTAGAAG CTCCAGTCTCTACAATGGGAATCCATCAGGATGGAAACAGGATCgcctgcagctcagaggggaTCTACCCTcaacctgaactcacctggtcCACTGAGCCTCCATCCAACACGGCTCTGAACGAAAGTACCAGGATACAGAAAACTGAAGATCAGCTTTACAacatcagcagctctctgaCGGTTGCAGACAATGAAACTGATCGGATCTACAGCTGCACCATCAAAAccaggaggaaccagaggagaGCAACTTTAAATATTCCAG cCTCTGTGGATTTCTCAGGTGCTAAAGTTACAATCTGCTGCCCTTCCTTAAACATCTCTAAGTCCAGTTTGGTCTGGAGGTTCAACCACCATCAGATCATCCTGACCAAGACTGACAGAAGCATCTCCAACATCTCAGAGGAGTGGAGGAAATATGTGAGGAATGTTTCAGCGTCCGGCAGCCTCACGTTACAGGATATGACCTCAGATCAGGAGGGAGTTTACAGCTGTGAGCTCAGTGATGATGAGGAGACGATTATAACTCACCTCTATCTGAGGAGGACTGAAG AGAATCTGGTGGTTTCTGAACTCATCAGACGGACGGTGGTTTGTGTTGTgattgcagcagcagcagctggattcATAATGTtcttacaaaaagaaaaggaaggaaagtga
- the LOC116721708 gene encoding programmed cell death 1 ligand 1-like isoform X2, with product MIRTTIFLFLVLLPFVWAAVSVMPKTSVSCVISQNCILPCQFENGITNMKWFLYRSSAVIVSYDHRGSSYSESFRSRMSLFEDQISRGNVSLLLRGVKVDDEEKYLCTAKINGISYRHLVFLTVEAPVSTMGIHQDGNRIACSSEGIYPQPELTWSTEPPSNTALNESTRIQKTEDQLYNISSSLTVADNETDRIYSCTIKTRRNQRRATLNIPASVDFSGAKVTICCPSLNISKSSLVWRFNHHQIILTKTDRSISNISEEWRKYVRNVSASGSLTLQDMTSDQEGVYSCELSDDEETIITHLYLRRTEENLVVSELIRRTVVCVVIAAAAAGFIMFLQKEKEGK from the exons ATGATCAGAACTACAATCTTCTTGTTTTTAGTGCTTTTACCTTTTGTGTGGGCTGCTGTTTCAGTAA tGCCTAAAACCAGCGTGTCCTGTGTTATCAGTCAGAACTGCATTTTACCATGTCAGTTCGAGAACGGGATTACCAACATGAAATGGTTTCTATATAGATCATCAGCTGTGATTGTATCATATGACCATCGTGGTTCCAGCTACTCTGAGAGCTTCAGATCCAGAATGTCACTGTTTGAGGATCAGATCTCCAGAGGAAATGTCTCACTGCTGCTGAGAGGAGTGAAGGTTGATGACGAGGAAAAATATTTGTGCACTGCAAAGATAAATGGCATCTCTTATAGACATCTTGTTTTCCTTACAGTAGAAG CTCCAGTCTCTACAATGGGAATCCATCAGGATGGAAACAGGATCgcctgcagctcagaggggaTCTACCCTcaacctgaactcacctggtcCACTGAGCCTCCATCCAACACGGCTCTGAACGAAAGTACCAGGATACAGAAAACTGAAGATCAGCTTTACAacatcagcagctctctgaCGGTTGCAGACAATGAAACTGATCGGATCTACAGCTGCACCATCAAAAccaggaggaaccagaggagaGCAACTTTAAATATTCCAG cCTCTGTGGATTTCTCAGGTGCTAAAGTTACAATCTGCTGCCCTTCCTTAAACATCTCTAAGTCCAGTTTGGTCTGGAGGTTCAACCACCATCAGATCATCCTGACCAAGACTGACAGAAGCATCTCCAACATCTCAGAGGAGTGGAGGAAATATGTGAGGAATGTTTCAGCGTCCGGCAGCCTCACGTTACAGGATATGACCTCAGATCAGGAGGGAGTTTACAGCTGTGAGCTCAGTGATGATGAGGAGACGATTATAACTCACCTCTATCTGAGGAGGACTGAAG AGAATCTGGTGGTTTCTGAACTCATCAGACGGACGGTGGTTTGTGTTGTgattgcagcagcagcagctggattcATAATGTtcttacaaaaagaaaaggaaggaaagtga
- the trnau1apb gene encoding tRNA selenocysteine 1-associated protein 1-like isoform X2 yields the protein MMFNRQNSLWMGDLDPYMDENFVKQAFSGMGESPLGVKIITHRITGGSAGYCFVELADEASVDRCVQRLNGKLVPGSNPPRKFKLNYATYGKRPEAGPEFSVFVGDLASEVDDFQLHQVFKKYPSCKGAKVVTDQYGYSKGYGFVKFGDESEQKAAIEECQGTMLGGKTLRLSIAVAKSQKTTYPGGQTQSYSGYNPTQSGYYGSHAAGSQGGYYPQWGGYDQYSGYNSSGYGYNSGYNSGYNSSYNSGYNYNYGAYGYPPPGHMMPPPPMGMPPMSTDMTGAVQGQEQAEDADDDSTEEPIPECDVELWNKDFMQHSEELYDALMNCRWEPLDSVDSPIPTFS from the exons ATGATGTTTAACAGGCAAAACAGCCTGTGGATGGGTGAC ttGGACCCATATATGGATGAGAACTTTGTCAAGCAGGCCTTTAGTGGTATGGGAGAGTCACCGTTGGGAGTCAAGATCATCACTCACAGGATAACAGG TGGCTCTGCGGGTTACTGTTTTGTGGAGCTGGCAGATGAAGCGAGCGTCGACCGCTGCGTACAAAGACTCAACGGGAAACTGGTCCCAGGATCAAACCCG CCCAGGAAGTTTAAGCTAAATTATGCCACATATGGGAAACGTCCAGAAGCAGG GCCGGAGTTCTCAGTGTTTGTGGGAGACTTGGCCTCTGAAGTGGACGACTTTCAGCTGCATCAGGTCTTTAAGAAGTACCCTTCCTGCAAAGGAGCCAAAGTAGTCACCGACCAGTACGGCTATTCAAA AGGCTACGGCTTCGTCAAGTTTGGTGACGAGAGCGAACAGAAGGCGGCGATAGAGGAGTGCCAGGGAACCATGCTGGGGGGGAAAACCCTGAGGCTCAGCATCGCCGTGGCAAAAAG ccaaAAGACAACCTACCCAGGAGGCCAGACTCAGAGTTACAGTGGCTACAACCCGACACAGTCCGGTTACTACGGCAGCCACGCAGCAGGAAGTCAGGGCGGTTACTATCCGCAGTGGGGGGGCTATGACCAGTACAGTGGCTACAACAGCAGCGGTTATGGCTACAACAGTGGATACAACAGCGGCTACAATAGCAGCTACAACAGCGGCTACAACTATAACTATGGGGCTTATGGTTACCCCCCACcaggtcacatgatgcccccgCCTCCCATGGGGATGCCTCCCATGTCCACCGACATGACAGGAGCTGTACAg GGCCAGGAGCAAGCTGAAGACGCTGATGACGACAGCACAGAAG AGCCCATCCCTGAATGTGATGTGGAGCTGTGGAACAAGGACTTTATGCAGCACAGTGAGGAGCTTTATGACGCTTTGATGAACTGTCGGTGGGAACCTTTGGACTCTGTTGACTCCCCTATCCCAACCTTTTCCTGA
- the trnau1apb gene encoding tRNA selenocysteine 1-associated protein 1-like isoform X1, protein MMFNRQNSLWMGDLDPYMDENFVKQAFSGMGESPLGVKIITHRITGGSAGYCFVELADEASVDRCVQRLNGKLVPGSNPPRKFKLNYATYGKRPEAGPEFSVFVGDLASEVDDFQLHQVFKKYPSCKGAKVVTDQYGYSKGYGFVKFGDESEQKAAIEECQGTMLGGKTLRLSIAVAKSQKTTYPGGQTQSYSGYNPTQSGYYGSHAAGSQGGYYPQWGGYDQYSGYNSSGYGYNSGYNSGYNSSYNSGYNYNYGAYGYPPPGHMMPPPPMGMPPMSTDMTGAVQQGQEQAEDADDDSTEEPIPECDVELWNKDFMQHSEELYDALMNCRWEPLDSVDSPIPTFS, encoded by the exons ATGATGTTTAACAGGCAAAACAGCCTGTGGATGGGTGAC ttGGACCCATATATGGATGAGAACTTTGTCAAGCAGGCCTTTAGTGGTATGGGAGAGTCACCGTTGGGAGTCAAGATCATCACTCACAGGATAACAGG TGGCTCTGCGGGTTACTGTTTTGTGGAGCTGGCAGATGAAGCGAGCGTCGACCGCTGCGTACAAAGACTCAACGGGAAACTGGTCCCAGGATCAAACCCG CCCAGGAAGTTTAAGCTAAATTATGCCACATATGGGAAACGTCCAGAAGCAGG GCCGGAGTTCTCAGTGTTTGTGGGAGACTTGGCCTCTGAAGTGGACGACTTTCAGCTGCATCAGGTCTTTAAGAAGTACCCTTCCTGCAAAGGAGCCAAAGTAGTCACCGACCAGTACGGCTATTCAAA AGGCTACGGCTTCGTCAAGTTTGGTGACGAGAGCGAACAGAAGGCGGCGATAGAGGAGTGCCAGGGAACCATGCTGGGGGGGAAAACCCTGAGGCTCAGCATCGCCGTGGCAAAAAG ccaaAAGACAACCTACCCAGGAGGCCAGACTCAGAGTTACAGTGGCTACAACCCGACACAGTCCGGTTACTACGGCAGCCACGCAGCAGGAAGTCAGGGCGGTTACTATCCGCAGTGGGGGGGCTATGACCAGTACAGTGGCTACAACAGCAGCGGTTATGGCTACAACAGTGGATACAACAGCGGCTACAATAGCAGCTACAACAGCGGCTACAACTATAACTATGGGGCTTATGGTTACCCCCCACcaggtcacatgatgcccccgCCTCCCATGGGGATGCCTCCCATGTCCACCGACATGACAGGAGCTGTACAg CAGGGCCAGGAGCAAGCTGAAGACGCTGATGACGACAGCACAGAAG AGCCCATCCCTGAATGTGATGTGGAGCTGTGGAACAAGGACTTTATGCAGCACAGTGAGGAGCTTTATGACGCTTTGATGAACTGTCGGTGGGAACCTTTGGACTCTGTTGACTCCCCTATCCCAACCTTTTCCTGA